A genomic region of Dickeya solani IPO 2222 contains the following coding sequences:
- a CDS encoding PTS mannose transporter subunit IID yields MVDTTKKLTPSDIRAVFLRSNLFQGSWNFERMQALGFCFSMVPVIRRLYPENSEERKQAIKRHLEFFNTQPFVAAPVLGVTMAMEEQRANGAPIDDAAINGLKVGLMGPLAGVGDPIFWGTARPVFAALGAGIAMSGSLLGPILFFVLFNLVRLLVRYYGVAYGYRKGADIVSDMGGGLLQKMTEGASILGLFVMGALVNKWTHVNIPLVVSRVTGQDGKTAVTTVQSILDQLMPGLVPLLLTFGCMWLLRRKVNALWLIVGFFVIGIIGYWIGLLGL; encoded by the coding sequence ATGGTGGATACGACAAAAAAACTGACTCCCAGCGATATTCGCGCCGTATTTCTGCGTTCTAACCTGTTCCAGGGGTCGTGGAATTTCGAACGCATGCAGGCACTGGGGTTCTGCTTTTCCATGGTACCGGTGATCCGTCGCCTTTACCCGGAGAATTCGGAAGAGCGTAAGCAGGCAATCAAACGTCATCTGGAGTTTTTCAATACCCAGCCTTTTGTCGCCGCGCCGGTGTTGGGCGTGACCATGGCGATGGAAGAACAGCGCGCCAACGGCGCACCGATTGACGACGCGGCAATCAACGGCCTGAAGGTCGGGCTGATGGGGCCGCTGGCTGGCGTCGGCGATCCGATATTCTGGGGAACCGCGCGTCCGGTCTTCGCCGCGCTCGGCGCGGGTATCGCGATGAGCGGCAGCCTACTCGGGCCGATCCTGTTTTTCGTACTGTTTAATCTGGTGCGTTTGCTGGTGCGTTATTACGGCGTCGCCTACGGCTACCGCAAAGGCGCGGATATCGTGAGCGACATGGGCGGCGGTCTCCTGCAGAAAATGACCGAAGGGGCATCGATTCTGGGGCTGTTCGTCATGGGCGCGCTGGTCAACAAATGGACCCACGTCAACATCCCGCTGGTGGTGTCGCGTGTAACCGGACAGGATGGGAAGACGGCCGTCACCACGGTGCAATCGATCCTTGATCAGTTGATGCCCGGTCTGGTGCCGTTACTGCTGACGTTTGGCTGTATGTGGCTGCTGCGGCGCAAGGTTAATGCGCTCTGGCTGATCGTCGGCTTTTTCGTTATCGGCATCATAGGCTACTGGATAGGCCTGTTGGGGCTCTGA
- a CDS encoding DUF986 family protein, translated as MTFTDVVLMVSIALALLYAIYDEFIMDRRQGQTRLKVRLRRRHRLDALIFVVLVVILVYKNVITHGSSLTTLLLFSLILMAIYLTMIRYPKLLFKDQGFFYANTYISYHRIKNMNLSEDGILVIDLEKRRLLIAVMELNDLEKIYKFMIENQ; from the coding sequence ATGACTTTCACCGACGTCGTTCTGATGGTATCCATTGCTCTGGCCCTGCTGTATGCAATTTACGATGAATTCATCATGGATCGGCGGCAAGGCCAAACTCGACTCAAGGTGCGATTACGGCGGAGGCATAGGCTGGATGCGTTGATCTTCGTCGTGCTGGTGGTGATACTTGTTTACAAGAACGTCATCACCCATGGCTCATCCCTCACCACGCTGCTGCTTTTCTCGCTAATACTAATGGCGATATATCTGACCATGATTCGCTACCCGAAATTACTCTTCAAAGATCAAGGGTTCTTTTATGCCAATACATATATTTCTTATCACCGTATTAAAAATATGAATTTATCGGAAGACGGTATTCTGGTGATAGATCTTGAAAAAAGACGGCTACTTATTGCAGTCATGGAATTGAATGATCTGGAAAAAATATATAAATTCATGATTGAAAATCAATAA
- the mntP gene encoding manganese efflux pump MntP, which produces MNLSATLILAFGMSMDAFAASIGKGAALHNPRFREAIRTGLIFGLIEALTPLIGWALGFYASRFIIAWDHWVAFSLLLILGGRMIMEGLKVEDSCNCEKISKHSLFILVCTAVATSLDAMAIGVGLAFLQVNIFHTAMVIGCATMIMVTIGMMIGRYVGPILGKRAEILGGIVLIGIGCNILYEHLLDLA; this is translated from the coding sequence ATGAATTTATCCGCTACGCTTATTCTTGCTTTTGGCATGTCTATGGACGCTTTTGCTGCGTCTATTGGTAAAGGTGCCGCCCTGCATAATCCCCGTTTCCGCGAAGCCATCCGAACCGGTTTGATCTTCGGCCTGATTGAGGCCTTGACGCCATTAATCGGTTGGGCGCTGGGGTTTTATGCCAGCCGTTTTATTATCGCCTGGGACCACTGGGTGGCTTTCAGCCTGCTGCTGATTTTAGGTGGCCGCATGATTATGGAAGGGCTGAAAGTCGAAGACAGCTGCAACTGTGAAAAAATATCCAAACACAGCCTGTTCATTCTGGTCTGCACGGCTGTCGCCACCAGTCTGGACGCCATGGCGATTGGCGTCGGTCTGGCTTTCCTGCAGGTGAATATCTTCCATACCGCTATGGTTATCGGCTGCGCTACCATGATTATGGTGACCATTGGCATGATGATTGGCCGCTATGTCGGTCCGATCCTTGGCAAACGTGCCGAGATCCTCGGCGGTATCGTACTGATCGGCATTGGCTGCAACATTCTTTACGAACACCTGCTCGACCTCGCCTGA
- the rlmA gene encoding 23S rRNA (guanine(745)-N(1))-methyltransferase gives MQKSSAPYQCPLCHQPLNVEAGRWSCGRHHFDRAREGYVNLLPVQFKRSRQPGDSAEMMQARRAFLDNGHYQPLRDRVSEQLAARLQMQPGALLDIGCGEGYYTAALADKLTPQGMAVYGLDVSKAAIQRAAKRYAQVMFCVASSQRLPFQDHSLAAVLKIYAPCNGDELARVIRPGGGLMTVSPGPNHLLSLKARVYQEVKPHPDIDEVFPGFVLETVERLQYRMTMTGADAASLLQMTPFAWRATPDVSEGLMAEVQFECETDFLIRFHRRDG, from the coding sequence ATGCAAAAATCTTCAGCGCCTTATCAATGCCCTCTGTGTCATCAACCCTTGAATGTTGAAGCTGGTCGATGGTCCTGCGGACGCCATCATTTTGATCGCGCGCGGGAAGGGTACGTCAATTTGCTGCCGGTGCAGTTTAAACGCTCCAGACAACCGGGAGACAGCGCCGAAATGATGCAGGCCAGACGGGCGTTTCTTGATAATGGGCACTATCAGCCATTACGGGATCGGGTATCGGAGCAACTTGCCGCTCGCCTGCAGATGCAACCGGGCGCACTGCTGGATATCGGATGTGGGGAAGGGTATTACACAGCCGCGCTGGCGGACAAACTGACGCCGCAGGGAATGGCGGTTTATGGGCTGGATGTCTCCAAGGCAGCGATACAGCGTGCGGCGAAGCGTTATGCCCAGGTGATGTTCTGTGTAGCGTCCAGTCAGCGGCTGCCTTTTCAGGACCATTCTCTGGCTGCGGTACTGAAAATCTACGCGCCCTGTAACGGTGATGAGCTGGCGCGAGTCATCCGGCCTGGCGGCGGGCTGATGACGGTTTCTCCGGGACCCAATCATTTGCTGTCCCTTAAGGCGCGGGTGTATCAGGAGGTCAAGCCACACCCTGACATAGACGAAGTGTTTCCGGGGTTTGTGTTGGAAACGGTTGAACGGTTGCAGTATCGCATGACCATGACGGGAGCGGATGCCGCCAGTCTGCTACAGATGACGCCGTTCGCCTGGCGAGCCACGCCGGACGTGAGTGAAGGGCTGATGGCGGAAGTGCAGTTCGAGTGTGAAACCGATTTTTTGATTCGTTTTCATCGCCGCGATGGGTGA
- the cspE gene encoding transcription antiterminator/RNA stability regulator CspE: MAKIKGQVKWFNESKGFGFITPADGSKDVFVHFSAIQGNGFKTLAEGQNVEFEIQDGQKGPSAVNVVAL, translated from the coding sequence ATGGCAAAGATTAAAGGTCAGGTTAAGTGGTTCAACGAGTCTAAAGGCTTCGGTTTCATCACTCCGGCTGATGGCAGCAAAGACGTGTTCGTACACTTCTCTGCAATTCAGGGCAACGGCTTTAAAACCTTAGCCGAAGGCCAGAATGTTGAGTTTGAAATTCAGGATGGCCAGAAAGGTCCTTCTGCAGTGAACGTTGTTGCGCTGTAA
- a CDS encoding DUF2627 domain-containing protein encodes MNGIFSKEVLSTNVSVEYHFSADPYFSASSSNDSGFSV; translated from the coding sequence ATGAATGGCATTTTCAGTAAAGAAGTCTTGAGTACAAACGTTAGCGTTGAATACCACTTCTCTGCCGATCCTTATTTTAGTGCCTCAAGCAGTAACGACTCTGGTTTTTCTGTATAA
- a CDS encoding fructosamine kinase family protein, which produces MWQTIDQLLEEHLGPGDILDRRELPGGEVHPTWHLRYGQHDVFVKCDARELLTKFRAEAEQLELLAHSKTVQVPRVYGVGSNRDYSFLLLEYLSPKPASAHDAWCLGQQLAQLHQWSDQPQFGLDFDNDLSTTPQPNAWQRRWSSFFAEQRIGWQLQLAAEKGLHFGDIDTLIARVEKRLSGHQPQPSLLHGDLWSNNCLNTDHGYYLFDPACYWGDRECDLAMLPLHAELPPQIYDGYQSVWSLEKDFVERQPIYQIYYLLNRANLFGGNHVVTAQQAIESQLL; this is translated from the coding sequence ATGTGGCAGACGATTGATCAACTGCTGGAAGAACATCTCGGCCCCGGTGATATTCTGGATCGGCGGGAATTACCTGGCGGCGAAGTGCACCCCACCTGGCATCTGCGTTATGGTCAGCATGATGTTTTCGTCAAATGCGATGCCCGCGAGTTACTGACCAAATTTCGCGCGGAAGCCGAGCAGTTGGAACTGCTGGCCCATAGCAAAACGGTGCAGGTACCGAGGGTATATGGCGTAGGCAGTAACCGCGATTACAGTTTCCTGCTGCTGGAATACCTCTCCCCTAAACCCGCTTCTGCTCACGATGCCTGGTGTCTGGGGCAACAATTGGCGCAATTGCACCAGTGGAGCGACCAGCCCCAGTTTGGCCTTGATTTCGACAACGATCTGTCCACTACGCCGCAACCCAACGCCTGGCAACGTCGCTGGTCCAGTTTTTTCGCGGAACAGCGTATTGGCTGGCAACTGCAACTGGCTGCAGAGAAAGGGCTTCATTTCGGTGATATCGATACTCTGATCGCACGGGTGGAAAAGCGACTCTCGGGCCATCAACCTCAGCCGTCACTACTGCACGGCGATCTGTGGTCCAACAATTGCCTCAATACCGACCACGGCTATTACCTGTTCGATCCGGCCTGTTATTGGGGCGATCGGGAATGCGATTTGGCGATGTTGCCGCTGCATGCCGAATTGCCGCCGCAAATCTACGACGGCTATCAGAGCGTCTGGTCGCTGGAAAAGGATTTTGTCGAGCGTCAGCCGATTTACCAGATCTACTACCTGCTCAATCGCGCCAACCTGTTCGGCGGCAACCATGTGGTTACCGCCCAACAGGCGATAGAAAGTCAGTTGCTATGA
- a CDS encoding YniB family protein, whose translation MTYRQAGLFAVIKRIAGWAIFLPALLSTIISLSNLIHAFTEKKQGINGVMQDFLHLVVEVLRFNTPFLNIFWYNSPVPDFGRLSASATVMFWLIYLLMFVGLALQVSGSRLSRQVKHIREGLEDQLILEKVKGDEGKTREELESRVELPRHTILLQFFPLYILPVVVAVIGYLTLKTVGILA comes from the coding sequence ATGACGTATCGACAGGCTGGCCTTTTTGCCGTGATCAAACGCATTGCGGGATGGGCCATCTTTCTCCCGGCTTTGCTCTCGACCATTATCTCTCTGTCCAATCTTATTCATGCCTTTACCGAGAAGAAGCAGGGAATTAATGGTGTAATGCAGGATTTCTTGCATCTGGTGGTGGAAGTGCTGCGTTTTAATACGCCATTCCTGAACATTTTTTGGTACAACTCGCCGGTGCCTGATTTTGGTCGTCTGTCGGCGTCAGCCACTGTCATGTTCTGGCTGATCTATCTGTTGATGTTTGTCGGTCTGGCGCTGCAGGTCTCTGGCTCTCGGCTGTCTCGCCAGGTCAAACATATCCGTGAAGGGCTGGAGGATCAGCTGATTCTGGAGAAGGTCAAAGGCGATGAAGGCAAAACCCGTGAAGAACTGGAGTCACGGGTGGAGCTGCCCCGGCATACTATTCTGCTACAGTTTTTTCCTTTGTATATCCTGCCGGTCGTCGTCGCCGTGATCGGTTATCTCACGCTGAAAACCGTGGGTATCCTGGCCTGA
- a CDS encoding cupin domain-containing protein — MRRYFIDDETPWEELGGGIKRKIITWSDDLMMVCVHFAKGAIGTPHKHDIHDQIAYVAAGSFEVVIEGEKRILKTGDAYMAVKNEMHGVVSLEEGSVLIDTFSPKRADFL; from the coding sequence ATGAGAAGGTACTTTATTGACGATGAAACACCGTGGGAAGAGCTGGGCGGTGGAATTAAACGTAAAATCATCACCTGGAGCGATGATCTGATGATGGTGTGCGTGCATTTCGCCAAAGGTGCCATCGGTACGCCGCACAAGCATGACATCCACGATCAGATCGCCTATGTGGCGGCTGGCAGCTTCGAAGTGGTGATCGAAGGTGAAAAACGCATTCTGAAAACCGGCGATGCCTATATGGCGGTGAAGAATGAAATGCACGGCGTGGTATCGCTGGAAGAAGGCAGTGTGTTGATCGACACCTTCTCGCCGAAACGTGCCGATTTCCTTTGA
- the kduI gene encoding 5-dehydro-4-deoxy-D-glucuronate isomerase, with protein sequence MQVRQSIHSDHARQLDTAGLRREFLIEHIFDADTCTMTYSHIDRIIVGGVMPVHQAVTVGEDVGKQLGVSYFLERRELGAINIGGAGVVSVDGERYEIGHEEALYIGKGARDIRFTSVDPTKPARFYYNSAPAHTSYPTRKITAAEASPQTIGDDATSNRRTINKYIVPDVLPTCQLTMGLTKLAEGSLWNTMPCHTHERRMEVYFYFDMDEEAAVFHMMGQPQETRHILVHNEQAVISPSWSIHSGVGTKRYTFIWGMVGENQVFSDMDHVKVSELR encoded by the coding sequence ATGCAAGTCCGTCAGAGCATCCACAGCGACCACGCCCGTCAGCTTGATACCGCTGGCCTGCGGCGCGAGTTTCTGATCGAACACATTTTTGATGCAGACACCTGCACCATGACCTACAGCCACATCGATCGAATCATCGTGGGCGGGGTAATGCCCGTTCATCAGGCCGTAACTGTCGGCGAGGATGTGGGAAAACAGCTGGGCGTCAGCTACTTTCTTGAACGCCGTGAACTGGGCGCAATCAATATCGGCGGCGCCGGTGTAGTCAGCGTAGACGGCGAGCGCTATGAAATCGGTCACGAAGAAGCCCTTTATATCGGCAAAGGCGCACGGGATATCCGTTTTACCAGCGTGGACCCGACCAAGCCCGCCCGCTTCTACTATAACAGCGCGCCGGCGCACACCTCCTATCCGACACGTAAAATTACCGCTGCAGAGGCGTCCCCGCAGACAATCGGTGATGACGCGACCAGCAACCGTCGGACCATCAACAAATATATCGTTCCGGATGTCTTACCCACCTGCCAGCTCACCATGGGGTTAACCAAACTGGCGGAAGGCAGTCTCTGGAACACCATGCCGTGCCACACCCATGAGCGCCGCATGGAAGTCTATTTTTATTTCGATATGGATGAAGAAGCGGCGGTATTCCACATGATGGGACAACCACAGGAAACCCGCCACATTCTGGTGCACAACGAGCAGGCGGTGATTTCACCGAGCTGGTCGATTCATTCGGGTGTAGGCACCAAACGCTACACCTTTATCTGGGGTATGGTTGGCGAGAATCAGGTTTTCTCAGACATGGATCACGTCAAAGTTAGCGAACTACGCTAG
- the kduD gene encoding 2-dehydro-3-deoxy-D-gluconate 5-dehydrogenase KduD, which produces MILNTFNLQGKVALITGCDTGLGQGMAVGLAEAGCDIVGVNIVEPKETIEKVTAVGRRFLSLTADMSDISGHAALVEKAVAEFGKVDILVNNAGIIRREDAIEFSEKNWDDVMNLNIKSVFFMSQTVARQFIKQGHGGKIINIASMLSFQGGIRVPSYTASKSAVMGITRLLANEWAKHNINVNAIAPGYMATNNTQQLRADQDRSKEILERIPAGRWGLPQDLQGPAVFLASSASDYVNGYTIAVDGGWLAR; this is translated from the coding sequence ATGATTCTAAATACATTCAATTTACAGGGCAAAGTGGCACTGATCACCGGTTGCGATACCGGCTTGGGTCAGGGTATGGCTGTCGGTCTGGCTGAAGCGGGCTGTGACATCGTCGGCGTCAACATCGTTGAGCCGAAAGAAACCATCGAAAAAGTCACGGCAGTGGGCCGTCGCTTCCTCAGCCTGACCGCTGACATGAGCGATATCTCCGGCCATGCTGCGCTGGTGGAAAAAGCCGTTGCCGAGTTCGGTAAAGTGGACATTCTGGTCAACAACGCCGGTATCATCCGTCGTGAAGACGCCATCGAATTCAGCGAAAAGAACTGGGACGATGTGATGAATCTGAACATCAAGAGCGTGTTCTTCATGTCGCAGACGGTTGCCCGTCAGTTCATCAAACAGGGTCATGGCGGTAAAATCATCAATATCGCGTCCATGCTGTCCTTCCAGGGCGGTATCCGCGTACCGTCTTACACCGCTTCCAAGAGTGCGGTCATGGGCATCACCCGTCTGCTGGCCAACGAATGGGCGAAACACAACATCAATGTCAACGCCATTGCCCCCGGCTACATGGCGACCAACAACACTCAGCAGCTGCGCGCCGATCAGGATCGTAGCAAGGAAATTCTGGAACGTATCCCGGCAGGTCGCTGGGGTCTGCCGCAGGACCTGCAGGGTCCGGCCGTATTCCTGGCATCCAGCGCATCCGACTATGTGAACGGTTACACCATTGCCGTTGATGGCGGCTGGCTGGCTCGCTAA
- the pelW gene encoding pectate disaccharide-lyase PelW encodes MSIFTDLNTSRKWQIDQWLSAINSHIEKIQQYGHSVVNPTPLLADGFEIKTQSPVVWQFPDGHDAPISNFASQQNWLRLLISMSAVTETEKYRQRALSQSEYFLDRFVDENSGLFYWGGHRFINLDTLSSEGPESKSMVHELKHHLPYYEFLHQVNPEKTRHFIQGFWNAHVEDWSCLDLGRHGDYAKQRDPDVFLHSRHDVVTPAKWPELPLTKGLTFVNAGTDLIYAAFVYARHTGDAHAAAWGKHLYRQYVLARNPETGMPVYQFSSPLQRQPVPADDSQTQSWFGDRAQRQFGPEFGAIAREANVLFRDMRPLLIDSPLAMLDILRHQPDAEILTWVIAGLKNYYQYAYDVDSNSLRPMWNNGQDMTGYCFKRDGYYGKAGTVLKPFPLEGDYLLPLVRAWRLSDDDDLYTLIVTMLSRLEKQGIHQSASPFLLLAITELAHAKQSAQWAEYAWQMAEILFKRYFHHGLFVRSEHHRYVRLDDPFPTILLTLIAACRNKWPEVPAVLTQGGYIHGDYRINGESRVIYDTEFIYPEKLIH; translated from the coding sequence ATGAGTATTTTTACTGATTTGAACACCAGCAGAAAATGGCAAATCGACCAGTGGCTCTCGGCGATTAACAGCCATATTGAAAAGATTCAGCAATATGGCCATAGCGTAGTCAACCCGACGCCGTTATTGGCTGACGGATTTGAGATAAAAACACAGTCTCCAGTTGTCTGGCAGTTTCCCGACGGCCATGATGCCCCGATTTCTAACTTCGCCAGTCAGCAAAACTGGTTGCGGTTATTAATTTCTATGAGTGCCGTCACAGAAACAGAAAAATATCGGCAACGGGCACTCTCTCAGAGTGAATATTTCTTGGATCGCTTTGTCGATGAAAATAGCGGGCTTTTTTATTGGGGCGGCCACCGTTTTATTAATCTCGATACGCTGAGCAGCGAAGGTCCGGAATCCAAATCGATGGTGCATGAATTAAAACACCATCTGCCCTATTACGAATTTCTGCATCAGGTCAATCCGGAAAAGACCCGCCATTTCATTCAGGGATTCTGGAATGCTCACGTAGAGGACTGGAGTTGCCTGGATCTGGGCCGCCACGGTGATTACGCCAAGCAACGCGATCCAGACGTGTTTCTGCATTCCCGCCATGATGTGGTCACCCCGGCTAAATGGCCGGAATTGCCGCTGACCAAAGGGCTGACCTTTGTCAATGCCGGCACCGACCTGATCTATGCCGCCTTCGTCTATGCGCGCCACACTGGCGACGCGCACGCGGCAGCCTGGGGCAAACACCTCTATCGTCAATATGTGCTGGCGCGTAACCCGGAAACCGGTATGCCGGTTTACCAGTTTAGCTCTCCCTTACAACGCCAGCCGGTGCCGGCGGACGACAGCCAGACCCAATCCTGGTTTGGCGACCGCGCCCAACGGCAATTCGGGCCGGAGTTTGGCGCTATTGCCCGTGAAGCCAACGTGCTGTTCCGCGACATGCGCCCATTGCTGATCGATAGCCCGCTGGCCATGCTCGATATTCTGCGTCATCAACCCGATGCTGAAATCCTGACATGGGTGATCGCCGGCCTGAAAAACTACTATCAGTACGCTTACGACGTTGACAGCAACAGCCTGCGACCGATGTGGAATAACGGTCAGGACATGACCGGCTACTGCTTCAAACGCGATGGTTACTACGGCAAAGCCGGTACCGTATTGAAGCCCTTCCCGCTGGAAGGCGACTACCTGCTGCCGCTGGTACGCGCCTGGCGTCTGAGCGACGATGACGACCTGTACACGCTGATCGTCACCATGTTGTCCCGACTTGAAAAACAGGGCATCCATCAATCCGCCTCGCCTTTCCTGCTGCTGGCAATTACCGAGCTGGCGCACGCCAAACAGTCGGCGCAATGGGCGGAATATGCCTGGCAAATGGCGGAAATTTTATTTAAGCGTTATTTCCATCACGGTTTGTTCGTCCGCTCTGAACATCATCGTTATGTGCGACTTGATGATCCCTTCCCAACCATTCTGCTGACATTGATCGCTGCCTGCAGAAATAAATGGCCGGAAGTTCCTGCTGTCCTGACACAAGGGGGATACATCCATGGAGATTATCGAATTAATGGGGAAAGCCGGGTTATTTACGACACGGAGTTTATTTACCCAGAAAAATTAATCCACTAA
- a CDS encoding carbohydrate ABC transporter permease, whose product MNENRMLGLAYISPYIIGLIVFTAFPFISSFVLSFTEYDLMSPPTFTGLENYHRMFMEDDLFWKSMGVTFAYVFLTIPLKLIFALLIAFVLNFKLRGIGFFRTAYYVPSILGSSVAIAVLWRALFAIDGLLNSFIGVFGLDPVNWLGEPSLALMSVTLLRVWQFGSAMVIFLAALQNVPQSQYEAAMIDGASKWQMFLKVTVPLITPVIFFNFIMQTTQAFQEFTAPYVITGGGPTHYTYLFSLYIYDTAFKYFDMGYGAALAWVLFLVVAVFAAISFKSSKYWVFYSADKGGKNG is encoded by the coding sequence ATGAATGAAAACAGAATGCTGGGGTTAGCTTATATCTCCCCCTATATAATAGGGTTGATAGTTTTTACCGCTTTCCCCTTTATTTCATCGTTTGTACTCAGTTTTACTGAGTATGATTTAATGAGTCCGCCCACATTCACCGGTTTGGAGAATTACCACCGGATGTTTATGGAGGACGATCTTTTCTGGAAATCCATGGGAGTCACCTTTGCTTATGTGTTCCTGACCATCCCGCTAAAACTGATTTTCGCACTGCTGATCGCATTCGTGCTGAATTTCAAGCTGCGCGGAATCGGTTTTTTCCGTACCGCCTACTACGTGCCGTCGATTCTCGGCAGTAGCGTGGCTATCGCTGTCTTGTGGCGCGCCCTGTTCGCTATCGACGGGCTGCTGAACAGCTTTATCGGCGTTTTCGGCCTCGATCCGGTCAACTGGCTGGGCGAACCGTCGCTGGCGCTGATGTCGGTAACCCTGCTGCGCGTCTGGCAGTTCGGTTCCGCAATGGTGATCTTCCTGGCTGCGCTGCAGAACGTGCCGCAATCCCAGTATGAAGCCGCGATGATCGACGGCGCCTCGAAATGGCAGATGTTCCTGAAAGTGACCGTGCCGCTGATTACGCCGGTTATCTTCTTCAACTTCATCATGCAGACGACGCAGGCGTTCCAGGAATTCACCGCGCCCTACGTCATTACCGGTGGTGGACCAACCCACTACACCTATCTGTTCTCGCTCTATATCTATGATACGGCCTTCAAATATTTCGATATGGGGTACGGCGCGGCTCTGGCATGGGTGCTATTCCTGGTGGTAGCCGTATTCGCCGCTATCTCCTTCAAATCGTCTAAATACTGGGTGTTCTATTCCGCCGATAAAGGAGGAAAAAATGGCTGA
- a CDS encoding carbohydrate ABC transporter permease has protein sequence MADIHSPLSAQAIAAAEVRRTLRREKISAGIRYAVLLAVGILMLYPLAWMFSASFKPNHEIFTTLSLWPTHATWDGFINGWKTGTEYNFGHYMINTFKYVIPKVALTVISSTIVAYGFARFEIPWKNFWFATLIATMLLPSTVLLIPQYIMFREMGMLNSYLPLYVPVAFATQGFFVFMLIQFLRGVPRDMEEAAQIDGCNSWQVLWYVVVPILKPAIISVALFQFMWSMNDFIGPLIYVYSVDKYPIALALKMSIDVTEGAPWNEILAMASISILPSIIIFFMAQRYFVQGVTSSGIKG, from the coding sequence ATGGCTGATATTCATTCCCCACTGTCTGCGCAGGCTATTGCAGCGGCAGAAGTTCGCCGTACGCTGCGCCGTGAAAAAATCAGCGCGGGCATCCGTTACGCCGTTCTACTGGCTGTAGGCATCCTGATGCTCTACCCGCTGGCGTGGATGTTCTCGGCATCGTTCAAACCGAACCACGAGATCTTCACCACCCTCAGTCTGTGGCCAACGCACGCGACCTGGGATGGTTTTATCAATGGCTGGAAAACCGGCACCGAATACAACTTCGGCCACTACATGATCAATACCTTCAAGTATGTGATTCCGAAGGTGGCGCTGACGGTGATCTCCTCCACCATCGTGGCTTACGGCTTCGCCCGGTTCGAAATTCCGTGGAAGAACTTCTGGTTCGCTACCCTGATCGCCACCATGCTGCTGCCGAGCACCGTGCTGTTGATTCCGCAATACATCATGTTCCGTGAAATGGGCATGCTGAACAGCTACCTGCCGCTGTATGTGCCGGTTGCGTTCGCAACGCAAGGGTTCTTCGTGTTCATGCTGATCCAGTTCCTGCGCGGCGTACCGCGCGATATGGAAGAAGCGGCGCAAATCGATGGCTGTAACTCCTGGCAGGTGTTGTGGTACGTGGTAGTGCCGATTCTGAAACCGGCCATCATTTCGGTCGCACTGTTCCAGTTCATGTGGTCAATGAACGACTTTATCGGCCCGCTGATTTACGTTTACAGCGTGGACAAATACCCAATTGCGTTGGCTCTGAAAATGTCTATCGACGTTACGGAAGGCGCACCGTGGAACGAAATTCTGGCAATGGCGAGCATCTCCATTCTGCCGTCTATCATCATCTTCTTCATGGCTCAGCGCTACTTCGTTCAGGGCGTTACCAGCAGCGGAATTAAAGGTTAA